TCGCTGGAATTTGGGTCTTTGTTATTTTTTATCCCAAAGAAGAGAGTATCTATTTCAGTGCCTCGTTGTACATCTGCTTCATCGGTTTTTTAGGTGTACGCCAACAGCAAATATTCAAAACCACCAATACCTCCTCCCGCTCTGTTACTCAGAATCCCAACTTTTCTACTCAAAAAGAAAACCTTTCAGAAGCGCCCGCTAACGTGGCATTAATGCCCAATAAAGTAAAATACGACTGGTCTTCACTTACGGATGCCGAAGCTGAACGTATTTTCCAGCAACTTAACAGGATAATGGCACAAGAAAAACTATATAAAAATGAGGAACTTACACTAAGTAAGTTAGCTGAATCCTTAAAGCTAAAAGATGCTGTGCTATCGCAAGTGATCAATTCTAAATTTAACAAGAGTTTTTACGACTATATCAATTCGCTTAGGGTAGATGAATGTGTAAAAATGATTGCTGATGAAAAAAACCAAAACTATACGCTGCTATCGATAGCTTTTGATTGTGGCTTCAATTCTAAATCTTCATTCAATCGCAATTTTCGCAAATTCACGGGTAAATCTCCCTCAGATTTTTTCAGAAAACCAACCGATCTAACCTACTACAAGGCGTTGTAGGTCCTCCATTTTCTTATTATTACTCCGTTATTTCTTCGCTAATAGGTTTGTTTGAAGGCGATTTATATTATTTATGGTTAAGTATTTTACCACTTTAAATAACGCATTATTCTAAATCAATAAGAGGTGCCACGAAGCCTCGTGGGGCGATTGGCATTTATCAGTGTTTCATTTTTGCATTCAAAACAATGGAGTTTTAACTGGTTTACCTTTTGTTAAAGGATGTAAAAAAGGCACTCATTTTTCTTTCACTGTTTTGGTTAACCTATTCTATCTCTTGATAACAATCTTGGTTGATGGGCCTTTTGGCGAATTTGATTCGCAATGGCTGGTCATAGCGTCTACTTTAGGCATTTTGGCTTTAGTATTATTACAGTTTTACAGAGGCTTTAGAGAATAGGTTAACATACTGCTATTACAAATGAAAAACAATTAAATAATAACAAATCTTAAAAAACAATTATGAAATCAATCTCGAAAAAAACTTTATCAACAGTTATGGTCATATCACTAGGTATTTTGTTTTTAGCATCGTGCAAGAAACCTAACGATAACCCAGATAACGGGAATAAAATTTCAATGAAAATAACGGTTACAGTAACTGGAGCTGATCAGAACGATCAGGTAGATTTTCAGGTAAGTGCCGCAAATCATGATGCCAGCCAGTACGGAGCGCCTGTTTGGAAAATGAATGGCATATCTCAAGGTAATCAAAACAGTATATTAATAGACGAAAAAAGTTTTATAGGCACCACAAAAACTTATGTGTTCGAAACCGTAAAACCATTTGATTTTGGGGAACTAAGCATTACTGTTGTTAATTTAGAGGGTGGCCCGATAACGGCCAGCTATAAAACTGAGGTTAATGGTAAGGTGGAGACGAATGAAAATGTGGTGGTTGCTACAGATCAATCTCACAATAAAATGTTCACATATGGATCAAATAAATAAGTCTAACGGATGAATCCAGCTCATCGATTAAAAGGGCTTGTCGCATAAATCATAATCAGGCGCTTTTTGCCTTTGTTTCTGCTTGATTTTTAACCTTATAAGTTTGTGTGTATTTCAGTAAAGTGAAGGAGAACTACTTTTTAATGGAATTGAGGCGTACTATACAGCAGAATATCGCCTGGAATTGAAAAACAATTCTTATCATAATCGTTTCAAACAAGAATTTTTAAAATCAAATTTCTCATGAAGATACTCATGTTCGTTACCGCATTTCTTTTCTCTTGTATCTGCGTTTCTGCCATTGAAACAAAAATAGTAATAAGAGCCAAAGCAAGAGATGCAAAGTTCATCGGTAGCTCCCTCGGCGGTGCTTACGTAATCATCAGGAACAAGGTCAATCAGCAGATTTTAGCTGAAGGTAAAACCACTGGCAGTACGGGTAATACAGATCTGATCATGAAAGGTCCCAAAATGAGAGGAAGTTCCATTGTGGATGCCCAAACTGCGGGTTTCCTGGCAAATATTGATATTGACGAACCCACATTCATTAGCATTGAAGTGGTCTCCCCAATTAATCATAAACAAGCTCAGGCGAAAGTAAGCACAGAGTTATGGTTAATTCCGGGACGGGATATTTTAGGGGAAGGAATTATTTTAGAAATACCGGGGTTCATCATCGACATATTGAAACCGCGAACCCACCAATATATAGCCCTGAATGACATTAAAGACAAGCTGTTCCAGATTCAGGCTAATATTGTAATGATGTGTGGATGTGTTATTGATAAAGGTGGAGTTTGGAACGCTGATGAAATCGAAGTGAAAGGCATCCTTAAAAAAGATGGAAAACATATTAAGGAAATTAAAATGTCATTAATCTCGACAAATCTATTTGAGGGCAATTATCTAATTAACGCTGCTGGAAACTACGAACTGATCTTATATGCTTATCATGAAAAGACAGGTAATACAGGTGTTGATAAGGTAAACTATGTGATTTATGAGTAACTAAAGGTTATTCAGCCCGGTTAAAAATCTAATTGGTCTTGTTGGGGCGTTTGTTTAATGGGGTAAAAAGCGGGTTCAGAACACTAAATATCCGCCCATCAGGTGAGGTAAGGGTTAACCTGAATGATAAGTTTGAACTCAATCAATCATATACTTTTACCCATTACCAAAGCAATTATGAAAGCACTGAATTTAATAGCCAGACACTAAATTATCATGATGCGCGGAGCGAGGTGATATATCGCCTTGGGCAGCATTGGGTTTGGGAAAAACAGTTAGATTATCGTTATAACCCTAACGCTGTACCTGGCCTGCTACAAAGCTATTATAAGTGGAACGCTGCAGCCAGTCAAATTAGTTATCACTGATTTGACTGGCTGATTACCTGTTAAATTTTATAAAAGCTCCTTGTGTTCCATCAGGTAGGCCATTGCTTCTTTTACTGCCTGTTCTGGTTTTATTGGATTAAATCCTAATTCATTCCTTGATTTGGAAATATCAAAATCCTGTTGAAGCCCCGAAAACATAGCAATATCTTTTGTGGTAATAATAGGTTGTACCCCTTTTATTTTGGCTGAAAATTCCATCAGACCTGCTATTACATATAATAGAAATTTAGGAACTGCACCAGGCACTTTGAGTTTCAATTCCGGATAAAGTGTTTGAGCTAACTTGGTGGTATCTGTTATGGTCATACATTTTTCATTGGCAAGGATATAACGTTCACCTGAACGACCTTTTTGTGCCGCCAGATAACAACCTTCGGCAACATCTTTCACATCTACCCAATTGAGTGTAATTTTGGTGTCTATTGGAATTTGCTTATTCAAAATCAGTTTTAATATGCCATAAGAAACATTCAGCGGAAAAAATGCTTCGCCACCTATCATTGCACTAGGCATTACTGAAATTAGTTCAACACCTAATTCTTGAGCTAGTTGAAAAGCAAGCTTTTCACCGTCATTTTTAGAATTGTAATACATATCCCTGCGGTTAGGATTATAGCCATTACTTTCTTTTGTAGGGAGATGGGTATAATCCAGCGCTGCAATAGAACTCACATAAACAATCTTTTTTACCCCGGCTTCTGCTGCGGCTTCAATGGTGTTGCGCGTTCCCTGCATATTTACATCGTAAATTTCTTTTTTCGGGTCTTTGGCCCACAATTTGAAAGCTGCGCCTACTGCATAAAATATATCAACTCCTTCTAAGGCTTTTACAAATGAAGCTTTGTCGGTAATATCTGCCTGTACGACTTCGCAATCCAGACCTTTAAAGCAGTCCTTGTTTTTGATATTGCGAACAGAAGCGCGAACCCTAAATCCCTTTTTTATTAGTAATCTTACCAGATTGTTACCCAAGTGTCCGTTGGCACCAGACACGAGTACTAAATTTTTATTTATCATATCCATTGATTTTAAATGATGATGCAAAATTCAATTTTGCCCATTTAAAATCACTTCACAAATGTTACTTAATGATTTGTTTTCGGATACGGCTTAAACTTTTTGCGTTCATTCCCAGAAAAGAAGCGATATACTGCATCGGCACATTTTGTAGCACTTCGGGGTGTTCATTCATCAGTTTTAAATACCGTTGTTCTGCACTAAGGGTGGCCAGTTCCTTGGCACGATTTTCATTGTAAGACAAAGATTGCTGAAATACAAAAAAACTAAATTCCTTAAACGCAGGACTTTGTTGTACAAGCCAATCAAGATCAATTTTGCTAATACGTAAAAGCTCACACGCTGTAATGCATTCCATGTTTTCGTCGGATTTATATTGGTTTGCAAAATTAGAATATGAGGTAATGAATCCCGGAGGGCAATTAATATGTGTTGTTACCTCATCGCCCTTATCATTGTAATGAAATAAACGTACAAAACCCGACACAACAAAATAGAGATAAGCCGGGATTTTTCCTTCCTCTTCAACTATTCTGCTTTTCGGATATAACACAGGCTCGAAGTATTGAATGCATAGGTCTTTTTCCGAATCAGAAATTTTTACATTTTGTGCAATAAGTT
The nucleotide sequence above comes from Pedobacter riviphilus. Encoded proteins:
- a CDS encoding Crp/Fnr family transcriptional regulator, with amino-acid sequence MHNHLIQLIAQNVKISDSEKDLCIQYFEPVLYPKSRIVEEEGKIPAYLYFVVSGFVRLFHYNDKGDEVTTHINCPPGFITSYSNFANQYKSDENMECITACELLRISKIDLDWLVQQSPAFKEFSFFVFQQSLSYNENRAKELATLSAEQRYLKLMNEHPEVLQNVPMQYIASFLGMNAKSLSRIRKQIIK
- a CDS encoding helix-turn-helix domain-containing protein, with protein sequence MLYFTSIAISLYLFVLLAVKPNKITADKLLMIWQLIATLHLAGLYLQVSGNYRQFPNLIGWGDLLALVHGPFLYLYIFHLTTPIKFSKKKLLHFLPVAFAYLLWISFLLQNPAQKLLLYDQGFSSPYYKTIGIITNICIIISGIIYVLAAIVLLHRYKKKISEEFSTTDKISLNWLRYLIVGIAGIWVFVIFYPKEESIYFSASLYICFIGFLGVRQQQIFKTTNTSSRSVTQNPNFSTQKENLSEAPANVALMPNKVKYDWSSLTDAEAERIFQQLNRIMAQEKLYKNEELTLSKLAESLKLKDAVLSQVINSKFNKSFYDYINSLRVDECVKMIADEKNQNYTLLSIAFDCGFNSKSSFNRNFRKFTGKSPSDFFRKPTDLTYYKAL
- a CDS encoding NAD-dependent epimerase/dehydratase family protein, which produces MINKNLVLVSGANGHLGNNLVRLLIKKGFRVRASVRNIKNKDCFKGLDCEVVQADITDKASFVKALEGVDIFYAVGAAFKLWAKDPKKEIYDVNMQGTRNTIEAAAEAGVKKIVYVSSIAALDYTHLPTKESNGYNPNRRDMYYNSKNDGEKLAFQLAQELGVELISVMPSAMIGGEAFFPLNVSYGILKLILNKQIPIDTKITLNWVDVKDVAEGCYLAAQKGRSGERYILANEKCMTITDTTKLAQTLYPELKLKVPGAVPKFLLYVIAGLMEFSAKIKGVQPIITTKDIAMFSGLQQDFDISKSRNELGFNPIKPEQAVKEAMAYLMEHKELL